A genome region from Dendrosporobacter quercicolus includes the following:
- the dapB gene encoding 4-hydroxy-tetrahydrodipicolinate reductase yields MIRVMVCGAYGKMGLEVLKAVYNDPQLSIVGAVDIKSDFADIGQLIGVEKLGVTVGNDLETVIKEAKPQVIVDFTIPEAVMSNIRIAIKNGVCPVVGTTGLSEENMNEIRELCEQHKVSALISPNFSIGAILMMRLSQEAAKYLPHVEIIELHHDQKLDAPSGTAIRTAKLIAQSRGYLKQGHPAEFEKYEGARGGELSGIRLHSVRLPGYVAHQEVIFGGLGQTLTIRHDSISRESFMPGVVLACKKVLTLEGLVFGLEHILD; encoded by the coding sequence ATGATAAGAGTTATGGTATGCGGAGCTTATGGCAAGATGGGGCTTGAGGTATTAAAGGCGGTATATAATGATCCACAGCTCAGCATTGTTGGCGCAGTTGATATTAAGTCTGATTTCGCTGATATTGGTCAATTGATCGGCGTTGAAAAATTAGGCGTGACTGTGGGCAATGATCTGGAAACGGTGATTAAGGAAGCAAAACCGCAGGTAATTGTCGACTTTACTATACCTGAGGCAGTAATGAGCAATATCCGTATTGCGATAAAAAACGGCGTCTGCCCGGTGGTGGGAACCACCGGATTATCAGAGGAAAACATGAATGAAATTCGCGAGCTGTGTGAACAACATAAAGTTAGCGCTTTAATTTCTCCTAATTTCTCCATCGGTGCAATTTTAATGATGCGTTTATCGCAGGAGGCGGCCAAATATTTACCGCATGTTGAAATTATTGAACTGCATCATGATCAAAAGCTGGACGCACCTTCGGGAACAGCAATACGGACCGCGAAACTCATTGCCCAGTCCCGTGGTTATCTAAAGCAGGGGCATCCGGCTGAATTTGAAAAATACGAGGGAGCGCGCGGCGGGGAACTATCCGGCATTCGCCTGCATAGTGTAAGATTACCGGGCTATGTTGCCCATCAGGAGGTTATTTTTGGCGGCCTGGGCCAGACTCTGACCATCAGGCATGATTCGATATCGCGGGAATCATTTATGCCGGGCGTGGTATTGGCCTGTAAAAAAGTTTTAACTTTAGAAGGACTGGTTTTTGGTTTGGAACATATATTAGATTAA
- a CDS encoding YlzJ-like family protein, with protein sequence MILWTIMPFEAVFPDEDFAPAYEETEYSGVKMVVEKISPEQCQIVRLISTNPQDYLRRELQPGSILYYKAKPGFAAV encoded by the coding sequence ATGATACTGTGGACAATTATGCCGTTTGAAGCTGTTTTTCCAGACGAAGATTTTGCGCCGGCTTACGAAGAAACCGAGTATTCCGGGGTAAAGATGGTGGTTGAGAAAATTTCGCCGGAGCAATGTCAGATTGTTCGGCTGATTTCGACAAACCCTCAGGATTATTTGCGCCGCGAACTGCAGCCAGGCAGTATTCTTTACTATAAAGCAAAACCTGGTTTTGCGGCAGTTTAA
- the dapG gene encoding aspartate kinase yields MRIIVQKFGGTSVASPEVRQLVVKKIQKAKEQDLQPVVVVSAMGRKGDSYATDTLIGLVRSANKHTAARELDQVMCCGEMISAAVMTATLQERGIEAVMLTGGQAGIITDANFNHARILKIDSAPILRLLKNGKTPVVCGFQGVTADGELTTLGRGGSDTTASALGGALNAEMIEIYTDVAGIMTADPRLVSNAKILDCISYGEVCQLAHQGAKVIHPRAVEIAMQKNIPLVVKSTFCDEPGTLITNVSKGDSGGTSVTDRIATGVTYLANIAQIKVSTHHTDASYKVFKTMAASNISVDLINVHPGQIMFTVAEELADKAAETLRALGYEVETLYDCAKVSVVGGGMREVPGVMASFVEALSLNDIQILQTVDSHTSISVLVKKSEMQKSVTALHEKFSLAAI; encoded by the coding sequence ATGCGGATAATTGTACAGAAATTCGGCGGAACTTCGGTGGCTTCACCCGAAGTCAGACAACTGGTTGTTAAAAAAATCCAAAAGGCCAAAGAACAGGATCTTCAGCCGGTGGTAGTGGTATCGGCAATGGGCCGTAAAGGCGATAGTTATGCTACGGATACCCTGATAGGACTGGTTCGCAGCGCTAATAAACATACCGCCGCCCGCGAGCTTGACCAGGTGATGTGCTGCGGGGAAATGATATCGGCGGCAGTAATGACCGCTACGCTGCAAGAGCGCGGTATTGAGGCCGTTATGCTAACCGGTGGTCAGGCCGGTATTATTACTGACGCCAATTTTAATCATGCCCGTATTTTAAAAATTGATTCGGCGCCAATCCTCAGGTTATTAAAAAACGGCAAAACACCTGTTGTCTGCGGTTTCCAGGGAGTAACTGCCGACGGGGAACTCACTACCCTGGGCCGCGGCGGCAGCGACACAACAGCCTCGGCCCTCGGCGGAGCGCTGAATGCCGAAATGATTGAAATCTATACCGATGTCGCCGGCATAATGACAGCAGATCCCCGTTTGGTAAGCAATGCCAAAATACTGGATTGTATCAGTTATGGCGAAGTTTGTCAGTTGGCACATCAAGGCGCAAAAGTAATTCATCCGCGGGCGGTGGAGATTGCAATGCAAAAGAATATACCATTAGTGGTCAAGTCAACTTTTTGTGATGAGCCGGGGACTTTAATTACCAATGTCAGCAAAGGCGATTCCGGCGGCACGTCCGTAACAGACCGGATTGCGACCGGCGTAACTTATCTGGCGAATATTGCCCAAATCAAGGTTAGCACTCATCATACCGACGCCAGCTATAAAGTTTTTAAAACAATGGCTGCATCAAACATCAGTGTTGATTTAATCAACGTTCATCCCGGCCAAATCATGTTCACCGTTGCTGAGGAACTCGCCGACAAAGCGGCGGAAACCCTGCGGGCGCTGGGCTATGAGGTTGAAACCCTGTATGATTGCGCTAAGGTTTCGGTTGTTGGCGGCGGCATGCGGGAAGTACCCGGGGTGATGGCAAGTTTTGTTGAGGCTCTTTCACTGAATGACATTCAGATTTTGCAAACAGTGGACTCCCATACCTCAATTTCCGTTTTAGTAAAAAAATCCGAGATGCAAAAATCGGTTACCGCTTTACATGAAAAATTCAGTCTGGCGGCTATATAA
- a CDS encoding aspartate-semialdehyde dehydrogenase — translation MRKYNVAILGATGAVGQEFLALIAERQFPFNELKLLASKRSAGKVIEFMGKQYTVEEATDDSFKNVQIALFAGGAASKTFAPAAVKHGAVVIDNSSAFRMDPRVPLVVPEVNPEAIKEHNGIIANPNCSTIIMTMALKPLYDLARIKRVVVSTYQAVSGAGKEAIDELDDQVKALVDHRPVEAKILPGASLPKHYQIAFNLLPQIDVFVEDGYTKEEMKMVHETHKILNDDNIGITATTIRVPVYRSHAESINIELENSVSVEEARRALAAFPGVIVQDDPENMLYPMPLFTSSKDEVFVGRIRPDHTVANGINLWVVGDQIRKGAALNALQIAEYMINHKLL, via the coding sequence ATGAGAAAATACAATGTTGCTATTTTAGGTGCTACCGGTGCGGTTGGTCAGGAGTTCTTAGCCTTGATCGCTGAACGCCAATTTCCTTTTAACGAGTTAAAACTGCTGGCCTCGAAACGTTCGGCCGGTAAAGTAATTGAGTTTATGGGCAAACAGTATACTGTAGAGGAAGCAACGGATGATTCTTTTAAAAACGTACAAATTGCTTTGTTCGCCGGCGGAGCCGCCAGTAAGACTTTTGCGCCGGCTGCAGTAAAGCACGGTGCTGTGGTAATAGATAATTCCAGCGCCTTCAGAATGGATCCCCGGGTACCGCTGGTCGTACCGGAAGTTAACCCAGAAGCAATTAAAGAACACAACGGCATCATTGCCAATCCGAACTGCTCTACCATCATTATGACGATGGCGTTAAAACCGCTTTATGATCTGGCGCGGATTAAGAGAGTTGTCGTCTCGACTTACCAGGCTGTTTCCGGCGCCGGCAAGGAAGCGATTGACGAACTGGACGACCAGGTAAAAGCCCTTGTAGACCACCGTCCGGTTGAAGCCAAGATATTGCCCGGAGCCAGCCTGCCAAAACACTATCAAATCGCTTTTAATCTACTTCCGCAAATCGATGTATTCGTTGAGGATGGATATACTAAAGAAGAAATGAAAATGGTTCACGAAACGCACAAAATACTCAATGACGATAACATTGGAATCACTGCAACTACGATCAGGGTTCCGGTATACCGCAGTCACGCCGAATCAATCAATATTGAGCTGGAGAACAGTGTGTCAGTGGAAGAGGCCCGCCGGGCTTTGGCTGCATTTCCCGGCGTTATTGTTCAGGATGATCCGGAAAACATGCTGTATCCCATGCCGCTGTTTACTTCCAGCAAAGATGAAGTGTTTGTCGGCAGGATAAGACCTGATCATACGGTCGCGAATGGAATCAATCTTTGGGTGGTCGGCGATCAAATCAGAAAAGGAGCGGCGCTAAATGCACTCCAGATTGCAGAATATATGATCAACCACAAATTGCTTTGA
- a CDS encoding general stress protein, with amino-acid sequence MNNQMNDQTQSNANNNVAGSYVNSQLSNQQVQAGTQSGGTQNNIQAGGNQQKTVIGVFAARPDAETAITTLRSQGFTKEEISIVSKAQGKQQSSGSQTYNDDITDGALTGGALGGIGGLLIGAGAMVVPGIGPLLAAGPISAAIGGALAGGLAGGLIDWGIPSEASEHYAKQVEQDKILAIVRTSESKVNEAAQILRQYGAQDVESHATSK; translated from the coding sequence ATGAACAATCAGATGAATGATCAAACACAATCCAATGCAAACAACAACGTTGCCGGCAGCTATGTCAATTCCCAGCTGTCAAATCAGCAAGTGCAGGCCGGTACTCAGTCAGGCGGTACGCAAAACAATATCCAAGCCGGCGGCAATCAGCAAAAAACGGTAATTGGCGTATTTGCCGCCAGACCCGATGCTGAAACAGCCATCACGACACTGCGCTCCCAGGGTTTTACCAAAGAAGAAATCAGTATCGTATCCAAAGCCCAGGGTAAACAACAGTCTTCCGGTTCGCAAACCTACAATGATGATATTACCGATGGAGCCCTGACCGGCGGCGCCCTTGGCGGTATTGGCGGTTTGTTGATTGGAGCGGGGGCGATGGTTGTACCGGGAATAGGTCCCCTGCTTGCCGCCGGTCCAATTAGTGCAGCGATTGGCGGTGCGTTGGCCGGTGGTCTGGCCGGTGGTCTGATTGACTGGGGCATCCCCTCGGAAGCAAGCGAACACTATGCCAAGCAGGTAGAACAGGACAAAATACTGGCAATTGTCCGTACCAGCGAAAGCAAAGTGAATGAAGCGGCCCAAATATTACGGCAATATGGCGCTCAGGACGTGGAAAGTCATGCCACAAGCAAGTAA
- a CDS encoding ribonuclease J, with protein sequence MAKIPQKIQIIPLGGLGEIGKNMTVVRYGDEIIVIDCGLMFPEDDMLGIDLVIPDITYLVENQDLIKAIVLTHGHEDHIGALPFVLRQINVPVVYGTRLTLGILESRLKEANVPTTNLKPVKPGDSIKTGFFQLGFIHVSHSIADAVGLYLTTPAGTIVHTGDFKLDHTPVDHKVTDFYKLAELGDQGVLVMLADSTNSERPGYTLSERSVGLTFDETFRNARERIIIATFSSNIHRIQQAVDTACRYKRKVAVLGRSMVNVVNIAIELGYLTVPEGVLIDIDEINNYPAASIVIVTTGSQGEPMSALTRMAMSDHRKVDITPGDTVIISATPIPGNEKLVSRTVDFLLRQGAEVVYEKASGVHVSGHASQEELKLMHNLIRPKFFIPVHGEYRHLKKHARLALDLGLPKENIFIAENGSILEFSQEKGCFAGKTTAGNVLVDGLGVGDVGNIVLRDRRQLSKDGILIVVVTMDKANGGVIAGPDIVSRGFVYVRESEQLIEDARDKISQALEKCELNHITEWAAIKSNIRDMLSKYLYERTRRRPMILPIIMEV encoded by the coding sequence TTGGCAAAAATACCACAGAAAATTCAAATTATCCCTTTGGGCGGACTGGGCGAAATCGGCAAAAACATGACAGTGGTCCGCTATGGCGATGAAATAATTGTCATTGATTGTGGTTTAATGTTTCCTGAAGATGATATGCTGGGTATTGATCTGGTCATTCCTGATATTACCTATCTGGTAGAAAACCAGGACTTAATTAAAGCAATTGTCCTTACCCACGGGCATGAAGATCATATCGGGGCGTTGCCTTTTGTATTGCGGCAAATCAATGTACCGGTCGTCTACGGCACCAGATTGACGTTGGGTATCCTGGAGAGCCGGTTAAAGGAAGCGAATGTACCGACAACGAATTTAAAACCGGTAAAGCCTGGCGACAGCATAAAAACAGGCTTCTTTCAGCTGGGCTTTATTCATGTCAGCCACAGTATCGCGGATGCGGTGGGGCTTTACCTGACAACCCCTGCCGGAACTATTGTACATACCGGGGATTTTAAATTAGATCATACGCCGGTAGATCATAAAGTCACTGATTTTTATAAACTGGCTGAACTGGGCGACCAAGGTGTTTTGGTCATGCTGGCAGACAGCACCAATTCGGAACGGCCCGGCTACACTCTGAGTGAACGGTCGGTTGGCCTGACATTTGATGAAACGTTCCGCAATGCCCGCGAACGAATCATCATTGCAACTTTTTCTTCCAATATTCACCGGATTCAGCAGGCCGTAGACACCGCCTGCCGCTATAAACGCAAAGTCGCTGTTCTGGGCCGCAGCATGGTCAATGTTGTCAACATCGCAATAGAGCTTGGTTATTTGACTGTTCCGGAAGGGGTCTTAATCGATATTGATGAAATCAACAACTACCCTGCGGCCAGTATCGTCATTGTTACCACCGGCAGCCAGGGCGAACCGATGTCGGCTTTGACCCGGATGGCAATGTCTGATCACCGTAAGGTTGATATTACTCCGGGCGATACTGTGATTATTTCGGCCACACCCATTCCCGGCAATGAAAAGCTGGTATCCCGGACGGTTGACTTTTTGCTCAGACAGGGCGCCGAAGTAGTCTATGAAAAAGCGTCCGGCGTACATGTATCCGGTCACGCCAGCCAGGAAGAGCTTAAGCTGATGCATAATCTGATCCGGCCCAAATTCTTTATACCGGTACATGGCGAATACCGTCACTTGAAAAAACACGCCAGGCTGGCTCTGGATCTGGGACTGCCGAAAGAGAATATATTTATCGCTGAAAATGGCTCCATTCTTGAGTTTTCCCAGGAGAAAGGCTGTTTTGCGGGTAAGACAACCGCCGGCAACGTACTGGTGGATGGTTTGGGGGTAGGAGACGTCGGCAATATTGTTCTCAGGGATCGCCGGCAATTATCCAAGGATGGCATATTAATTGTGGTGGTTACTATGGACAAGGCAAATGGCGGCGTGATTGCCGGACCGGATATTGTGTCCCGTGGTTTTGTTTATGTACGGGAATCCGAGCAGCTTATTGAAGACGCCCGGGACAAAATCAGTCAGGCTTTGGAAAAATGTGAATTAAACCATATTACCGAATGGGCGGCAATCAAGTCGAATATACGCGATATGCTGAGCAAATACCTGTATGAACGCACTCGCCGCCGTCCGATGATTCTGCCAATTATTATGGAGGTTTGA
- a CDS encoding ClpP family protease, giving the protein MLDNDNPVVAPPGVNPQIPAERPADTPKKSRQAKKASTVENIQELGTTDVPTAKSNVHVMTIIGQIEGHMVLPPQNKTTKYEHIMPQLVAIEQNPEIEGVMLLLNTVGGDVEAGLAIAEMVASMSKPSVSIVLGGGHSIGAPIAVSATSSFIVESATMTIHPIRLTGLVIGAQSSFDYLEKMQDRVNKFVVSHSRISEKKWKELLYKTGELSRDIGTSVGGKDAVNYGLINEIGGVSQAMNKLQQLIAAQKETKGLKQ; this is encoded by the coding sequence ATGTTAGATAACGACAATCCGGTTGTTGCCCCGCCGGGAGTAAATCCGCAAATTCCGGCCGAACGTCCTGCCGATACGCCGAAAAAATCCCGTCAGGCGAAAAAAGCCAGTACTGTTGAGAATATTCAGGAGCTGGGAACAACAGATGTGCCGACAGCAAAAAGCAATGTCCATGTAATGACAATCATTGGTCAAATTGAAGGTCATATGGTATTGCCGCCGCAAAATAAAACAACAAAATACGAGCACATTATGCCGCAGCTGGTGGCGATTGAGCAAAATCCTGAAATTGAAGGGGTAATGCTGCTGTTAAATACCGTGGGCGGCGATGTCGAGGCCGGTTTGGCCATTGCCGAAATGGTTGCCAGCATGTCTAAACCATCGGTTTCTATTGTTCTAGGCGGCGGTCACAGCATTGGCGCGCCGATTGCCGTTTCAGCAACTTCATCCTTTATTGTGGAAAGCGCCACCATGACTATTCATCCTATCAGATTGACCGGACTGGTTATCGGCGCGCAAAGTTCATTTGATTATTTAGAAAAAATGCAAGACAGAGTCAATAAGTTTGTCGTTTCCCATTCGCGAATCAGCGAAAAAAAATGGAAGGAACTGCTGTATAAAACCGGCGAATTATCAAGGGATATCGGTACTTCCGTCGGCGGCAAGGATGCCGTAAATTACGGGTTGATTAATGAAATCGGCGGAGTCTCGCAAGCGATGAATAAACTACAGCAGTTAATTGCCGCCCAGAAAGAAACGAAAGGGCTGAAACAGTAA
- the dapA gene encoding 4-hydroxy-tetrahydrodipicolinate synthase → MKSFGRVLTAMVTPFNSDYSVNYQAAAELARYLIANGSDGLVIAGSTGESATLSKEEKLKLFAAVLDAVGDKACIIAGTGSNDTRASIALTVEAEKLGVHGAMLVGPYYNKPPQEGYYQHFKAIADSTNLPLVLYNVPGRTAANIQPETIIRLSKIANIAAVKEASGNLDQVSEIVRNTDQDFLVYSGDDSLTLPILTVGGAGVISVAAHIIGDRMQDMIAAFFDGDLKKAQDCHLKLLPFIKAMFVATNPIPVKTAVNLIGQNAGPLRLPLIPATEGELAVIRQALADFGH, encoded by the coding sequence ATGAAAAGCTTTGGGCGTGTTTTAACAGCAATGGTAACCCCGTTCAACAGTGACTATAGCGTTAACTATCAAGCTGCCGCCGAGTTGGCCCGATATTTGATTGCCAATGGTTCCGATGGATTGGTTATCGCCGGCAGTACCGGAGAATCGGCCACACTCAGCAAGGAGGAAAAACTCAAACTATTCGCCGCCGTGCTGGACGCAGTAGGCGATAAGGCCTGTATTATCGCCGGCACCGGCTCCAATGACACACGCGCTTCAATCGCCTTAACGGTTGAAGCCGAAAAACTCGGCGTGCATGGCGCTATGCTGGTTGGGCCTTATTATAATAAACCTCCGCAGGAAGGCTATTATCAGCACTTTAAGGCAATTGCCGATTCCACCAATTTGCCGCTGGTCTTATATAACGTTCCAGGCCGCACTGCAGCCAATATTCAGCCTGAAACCATTATTCGTTTATCTAAAATTGCCAATATTGCGGCAGTTAAAGAAGCCAGCGGAAATTTAGATCAGGTATCGGAAATCGTTAGAAACACCGATCAGGATTTTCTGGTCTATAGTGGTGACGACAGCTTGACCCTGCCGATATTAACGGTGGGAGGAGCAGGCGTGATCAGCGTGGCGGCTCATATCATCGGTGATCGGATGCAGGACATGATTGCCGCTTTTTTTGACGGCGACCTGAAAAAGGCTCAGGACTGTCACCTTAAGCTGCTGCCGTTTATTAAAGCCATGTTTGTTGCCACAAACCCCATTCCGGTTAAGACCGCAGTAAACCTCATCGGGCAAAATGCCGGCCCGTTGCGGCTGCCCCTGATACCGGCCACGGAAGGGGAACTGGCCGTCATTCGTCAGGCTTTGGCGGATTTTGGCCATTAG